The Acinetobacter pittii genome contains a region encoding:
- a CDS encoding coniferyl aldehyde dehydrogenase: MERSTLKEYSGSATEHMELIFSKQRANFEADPYPSLEARRTKLHQLKKQIIRYQDALAAAINADFSSRSLDESKLLDLLGSVLEADHAIHHLRRWMRPSKRRTELLFLSNRLSVQYQPKGVVGVIVPWNFPVYLALGPLIAALAAGNRVMIKLPEITPNTNAMLRRMLAEVFNEDEVAVFGEEITDPARFTSLPFNHIVFTGSPAIGKVVMRAAAENLTPVTLELGGKSPAIVSRNYPLADAAKRITHGKATNSGQICVAPDYALVPKESIDEFVEAAKSSFIKMFGQNIENNENYTSIVNDRHLKRIQDILTDAQEKGALIIPCDTYSFDQQGRRMPVHIVLNCTPDMRIMKEELFGPILPVVAYDSLDDAITYVKSDERPLALYCFTHSSIERDRILRETHSGGVTINDWGWHVVNHDAPFGGIGNSGMGSYHGEEGFRELSHAKTVFIRHRFFPTQLFHPPYGTFLQKLAIRFFLKKGDPNIK, from the coding sequence ATGGAACGCTCCACTTTAAAAGAATATAGCGGCTCTGCCACTGAACATATGGAACTTATTTTTTCCAAACAACGTGCCAATTTTGAAGCAGATCCTTACCCAAGTCTTGAAGCACGCCGCACAAAACTGCATCAACTTAAAAAACAAATTATCCGTTATCAAGATGCTTTGGCTGCCGCGATTAATGCTGACTTTAGTTCAAGATCACTTGATGAATCTAAACTACTAGATTTGCTTGGTTCTGTATTGGAAGCTGATCATGCGATTCATCATTTACGCCGCTGGATGCGCCCAAGTAAACGCCGTACCGAGCTTTTATTTTTATCAAACCGTTTAAGTGTGCAATACCAACCTAAAGGCGTGGTTGGTGTGATTGTTCCTTGGAACTTCCCCGTTTATTTAGCACTTGGCCCACTCATTGCCGCATTAGCTGCAGGCAACCGAGTCATGATTAAGCTGCCTGAAATTACCCCGAATACTAATGCAATGCTTCGACGCATGCTGGCAGAAGTTTTTAATGAAGATGAAGTGGCCGTGTTTGGTGAAGAAATTACAGACCCAGCAAGATTTACCTCTTTGCCATTTAACCATATTGTCTTTACTGGCTCCCCAGCTATTGGCAAAGTCGTCATGCGAGCAGCAGCTGAAAACTTAACACCTGTTACACTTGAGTTAGGTGGTAAATCACCTGCAATTGTAAGCCGCAACTACCCGCTTGCCGATGCTGCAAAACGTATTACACATGGTAAAGCAACAAATAGTGGTCAAATCTGTGTAGCACCTGACTACGCGTTGGTTCCCAAAGAAAGTATTGATGAATTTGTTGAAGCTGCGAAATCAAGCTTTATAAAAATGTTTGGTCAAAACATTGAAAATAATGAGAATTACACATCCATTGTGAACGACCGCCATTTAAAACGTATTCAAGATATTTTGACCGATGCGCAAGAAAAAGGTGCCCTTATTATTCCTTGCGATACTTATAGCTTTGACCAACAAGGTCGCAGGATGCCTGTGCACATTGTGCTGAATTGCACGCCAGACATGCGGATTATGAAAGAAGAACTCTTTGGTCCTATTTTACCTGTAGTGGCTTATGATTCTTTAGATGATGCAATTACCTATGTGAAATCGGACGAACGGCCTTTAGCCCTTTATTGCTTTACGCATAGTTCAATAGAACGTGATCGTATTTTGCGTGAGACTCATTCGGGTGGTGTGACCATTAATGACTGGGGCTGGCATGTAGTTAACCATGATGCTCCTTTCGGGGGTATCGGCAACTCAGGTATGGGGTCATATCATGGTGAGGAAGGTTTCCGCGAACTTTCACATGCAAAAACGGTTTTTATTCGCCATCGGTTTTTCCCGACTCAGCTTTTCCACCCTCCTTATGGAACATTCCTTCAAAAATTAGCGATTCGCTTTTTCTTGAAGAAAGGCGATCCAAATATTAAATAA
- a CDS encoding amino acid permease — MSKNNGKQFLEGDLLGSQHMTEQEEEKLQRSLTNRHIQMIAIGGAIGTGLFMGSGKTLSVSGTSIVLTYLIIGFFFFFVMRAMGELLLANTNFKTFADFATAYLGPWAGFFLGWSYWCNWIITAIADVIVIGGYMQFWYPDLPVWIPAFTSLAILTILNFVAVRLFGELEFWFSLIKITAIILFILAGIYLIGTGFTSPNGVKASMSHLFETESMFPYGVTGFLAGFQIAIFAFVGIELVGTTAAETKDPHTSLPKAINSIPLRILLFYVGALVCIIAVTSWAKVSPEKSPFVEMFTLVGLPIAAGLINFVVATSALSSANSGIFATSRMLYGLALDNDAPKSFSKLSKRKVPIRGLIFSMACVTVGTSILFIVPNVMTAFTIISALTSILCIFTFMLIVLSYIYYRKKSPELHAQSKYKMPGGLFMAWMTMLFLVFTIVILALDHDTLIALECSPIWFIGLFIAYKYKKKKMLQLDILKAQKVDYI, encoded by the coding sequence ATGAGTAAGAATAACGGAAAGCAGTTCCTGGAAGGAGATCTTCTTGGTAGTCAACATATGACTGAGCAAGAAGAAGAGAAATTGCAGCGCTCATTGACAAATCGTCATATTCAAATGATCGCAATCGGTGGTGCAATTGGTACCGGATTATTTATGGGTTCCGGGAAAACATTAAGTGTTTCGGGTACTTCAATTGTTTTAACCTATTTAATTATTGGTTTCTTCTTTTTCTTCGTGATGCGGGCAATGGGTGAATTGTTGCTTGCAAATACTAATTTTAAAACCTTCGCCGATTTTGCAACGGCTTATCTCGGCCCATGGGCTGGATTTTTCCTTGGCTGGTCCTACTGGTGTAACTGGATTATTACTGCGATTGCCGATGTGATTGTGATCGGAGGGTACATGCAGTTTTGGTATCCCGATTTACCCGTCTGGATTCCAGCATTTACATCATTAGCGATCTTGACCATACTCAATTTTGTGGCCGTTCGATTGTTCGGTGAACTTGAGTTTTGGTTCTCACTCATCAAAATTACTGCAATTATTCTATTTATTCTGGCTGGTATTTATTTAATTGGGACCGGGTTTACTTCACCAAATGGTGTTAAGGCTTCAATGAGCCATTTGTTTGAAACAGAATCAATGTTTCCTTATGGTGTAACCGGTTTCTTGGCAGGTTTTCAAATTGCCATATTTGCATTTGTGGGTATTGAGCTTGTCGGTACGACTGCTGCTGAAACTAAAGATCCGCATACTTCACTTCCAAAAGCGATTAACTCTATTCCTTTACGTATTTTATTATTCTATGTGGGCGCGTTGGTTTGTATTATTGCAGTCACATCTTGGGCAAAAGTTTCACCAGAAAAGAGCCCATTTGTGGAAATGTTTACTTTGGTCGGGTTACCAATTGCGGCAGGTTTAATCAACTTTGTTGTTGCGACTTCAGCTTTATCTTCTGCAAACAGTGGAATCTTTGCGACCAGCCGTATGTTATACGGTTTGGCTTTAGACAACGATGCCCCTAAAAGCTTTAGTAAGCTGTCAAAAAGAAAAGTTCCAATTCGCGGACTTATATTTTCAATGGCGTGCGTAACGGTTGGAACATCTATTTTATTTATTGTGCCTAATGTTATGACTGCATTTACGATTATTTCAGCGCTCACTTCAATTTTATGTATTTTTACGTTTATGTTGATAGTACTTTCATATATTTATTATCGTAAGAAAAGCCCTGAATTACATGCCCAGTCAAAATATAAAATGCCGGGTGGATTATTTATGGCTTGGATGACCATGTTATTTTTAGTGTTTACTATCGTAATTTTGGCTTTAGACCATGATACTTTAATTGCACTTGAGTGTTCACCAATCTGGTTTATTGGTTTATTTATTGCCTATAAATATAAAAAGAAAAAGATGTTGCAGCTTGATATCTTAAAAGCTCAAAAGGTTGATTATATTTAA
- the astA gene encoding arginine N-succinyltransferase, with protein MMIIRYIESKDVNDLYLLAQKAGFGLTSLQPNMEKLAARIERACKTVAGELPKADQVYLFVLEDTELNKVVGVCGIEVALGLKEPWYNFHVGTQVHASEPLSVYNALPTLYLSNDHTNCSELCTLFLDPDYRLNKNGKFLSKVRFLFLSAFRQYFEETIVAEMRGYSDANGQSPFWNAVGHKFFNIEFTKADYLSGVGQKAFIAELMPRHPLYVDMLPDDAKAAIGIVHPNTRPAYNLLLEEGLRYKGYIDIFDGGATLQADIENLRAIKESQSVTVQIEQPQNIAVGDESYIVANDDYENYRAILVYSQPHQNILQLTKEQANQLNVENGSLVRVLSVHVKQVSSPEVVNKLKATEYLRMAVN; from the coding sequence ATGATGATTATTCGTTACATCGAATCTAAAGATGTTAATGACCTTTACCTGTTGGCGCAAAAAGCAGGTTTTGGTTTGACATCTTTGCAGCCAAATATGGAAAAACTTGCTGCTCGTATTGAGAGGGCGTGTAAGACAGTCGCAGGCGAACTCCCAAAGGCAGATCAGGTTTACCTATTTGTTTTAGAAGATACTGAACTCAACAAAGTTGTCGGTGTTTGCGGTATTGAAGTCGCACTTGGTTTAAAAGAACCTTGGTATAACTTTCATGTTGGGACACAAGTACATGCGTCAGAACCATTAAGTGTTTATAACGCTTTACCTACTTTGTATTTGAGTAATGACCATACCAATTGTAGTGAGCTTTGTACTTTATTTTTAGACCCTGACTATCGCTTAAATAAAAATGGCAAATTTTTATCTAAAGTCCGTTTCTTATTTCTTTCAGCATTTCGTCAATATTTTGAAGAAACGATTGTTGCCGAAATGCGCGGATATTCTGACGCCAATGGGCAGTCACCATTTTGGAATGCCGTAGGTCATAAGTTTTTTAATATCGAATTTACCAAGGCCGATTATTTAAGTGGAGTCGGGCAAAAGGCTTTTATTGCTGAGCTGATGCCAAGACATCCCCTCTATGTCGATATGTTACCTGACGATGCTAAAGCTGCGATTGGCATTGTGCACCCGAATACTCGACCAGCCTATAATCTCTTGCTTGAAGAGGGGCTACGCTATAAAGGCTATATAGATATTTTTGATGGTGGTGCAACGCTGCAAGCGGATATCGAAAATTTACGGGCGATTAAAGAAAGCCAGTCTGTAACGGTTCAAATCGAACAGCCTCAAAATATCGCTGTAGGGGATGAGTCTTACATTGTGGCCAATGATGATTATGAAAATTATCGCGCCATTCTTGTGTATAGCCAGCCTCATCAGAACATATTGCAGTTAACAAAAGAACAGGCAAACCAATTGAATGTTGAAAATGGCTCTTTAGTTCGCGTGCTAAGTGTTCATGTTAAACAAGTTTCGAGTCCAGAAGTGGTCAATAAACTCAAAGCCACTGAATATTTGCGAATGGCTGTTAATTAA